A section of the Cydia splendana chromosome 1, ilCydSple1.2, whole genome shotgun sequence genome encodes:
- the LOC134792622 gene encoding glucose dehydrogenase [FAD, quinone]-like, whose protein sequence is MMTQTIGIPSTPGVDPLDFFRDEYPLPKGYSQPLDEYDYIIVGAGSAGSALASRLSEDKQKPRPMVLVLEAGKPERLLTEVPMMAGQWPISEYAWPYQAEPQPGICTASENNRCYWPRGKAVGGTSLINFMIYTRGRPQDWDRIAADGNYGWSYNDVLHYYMKAEKADLKRLPKHPPYHGEEGPLNVENMSFRTGLVEAFLEAGRQMGYPTVDYNAPDGFGFGYVQTTTHYGHRVSAAKAYLHEHKRRRNLHILPLATVTKVLIEPNTKRAYGVEYVRNGKKYIVRCRREVILSAGPIASPQLLMLSGVGPKEHLESLGIPVIKDLPVGRTLYDHVAFPGIVFPLSRNNASLTIGKVLQVKNLLQWFTYGEGPLSSIGSIEGIGYIKTSQSDDPEQVPDIELISMAGSLALDDGLFFRRAWKIKDKTYNEVFAPLNGRDTWSAVPMLLQPKSKGYLELRDTNPFSHPKMHGNYLSDPRDLATLREAVKTVIQIGQSEPFRKYGGQLHLAYYSQCKNEAPGSDAYWDCAIRTLLVSLHHQIATCRMGPPNDPDAVVDPELRVYGIDALRVADSGVIPRPTAAHTNAPAIMIGEKAADMIKQTWSSVVH, encoded by the exons ATGATGACACAGACTATCGGGATCCCTTCCACGCCGGGAGTCGACCCGCTTGACTTTTTCCGCGACGAGTATCCTCTACCCAAAG GTTACAGCCAACCGCTGGACGAATACGACTACATCATCGTCGGCGCTGGTTCAGCAGGCTCAGCGCTTGCGTCCCGCCTGTCCGAAGACAAGCAGAAACCACGACCCATGGTACTGGTGCTGGAGGCTGGGAAGCCGGAGCGACTCCTGACTGAGGTGCCGATGATGGCGGGGCAGTGGCCTATCTCGGAGTATGCGTGGCCGTACCAGGCGGAGCCGCAGCCCGGCATTTGCACag CGAGCGAGAACAACCGCTGCTATTGGCCTCGGGGCAAAGCTGTGGGGGGCACGAGTCTCATCAACTTCATGATATACACCCGCGGACGGCCGCAGGACTGGGACAGGATCGCCGCTGACGGGAACTATGGGTG gTCATATAATGACGTCTTGCATTATTATATGAAGGCTGAGAAGGCAGATCTGAAGAGGCTGCCTAAACACCCTCCATACCACGGTGAAGAGGGCCCCCTTAACGTCGAGAATATGTCTTTCAG AACTGGGCTAGTCGAGGCGTTTTTGGAAGCTGGAAGGCAAATGGGCTACCCAACTGTCGACTATAATGCACCAGACGGCTTTGGCTTCGGATACGTGCAAACCACTACACACTACGGCCATCGTGTCAGCGCCGCTAAAGCCTATCTTCATGAGCACAAACGCAGGAGGAACCTGCATATCCTTCCCTTAGCGACTGTCACTAAGGTACTCATTGAACCTAACACCAAGAGAGCGTATGGCGTTGAATACGTCAGGAATGGAAAGAAATATATAGTAAGGTGTCGTAGAGAGGTGATCCTATCAGCCGGCCCCATCGCCTCACCTCAACTTCTCATGCTGTCAGGAGTCGGCCCTAAAGAACATTTAGAGTCCCTTGGAATACCAGTCATTAAAGACTTGCCCGTAGGCAGGACTTTGTATGACCACGTAGCGTTCCCAGGAATTGTATTTCCACTGAGTAGAAACAACGCAAGTTTGACGATTGGGAAAGTTTTGCAAGTAAAAAATCTATTACAGTGGTTTACATATGGCGAAGGGCCACTTTCCAGTATCGGTTCAATTGAAGGTATCGGATATATCAAAACATCCCAGTCGGATGATCCTGAGCAAGTGCCTGATATTGAACTAATTTCCATGGCAGGCTCACTAGCTTTAGATGATGGCCTATTCTTTAGAAGAGCATGGAAAATTAAAGACAAAACTTACAATGAAGTTTTTGCTCCCTTAAATGGGCGCGACACTTGGTCTGCTGTTCCAATGCTTTTGCAGCCAAAATCCAAAGGCTATTTAGAGCTTCGTGATACCAATCCCTTTTCTCATCCAAAAATGCACGGTAATTACTTAAGCGATCCTAGGGATTTAGCGACTTTGAGGGAAGCTGTTAAGACGGTGATCCAAATAGGGCAATCAGAGCCTTTTAGGAAGTATGGTGGACAGTTGCATCTGGCTTATTATTCTCAGTGTAAGAATGAGGCGCCAGGATCGGATGCTTACTGGGATTGTGCTATCAGGACGCTGCTCGTAAGTCTTCACCATCAGATAGCGACGTGTCGAATGGGGCCACCGAATGACCCCGATGCGGTGGTGGACCCCGAGTTGCGAGTGTACGGCATCGACGCGCTGAGGGTGGCAGACTCGGGGGTGATCCCCCGGCCAACGGCAGCGCACACCAACGCACCAGCGATTATGATCGGCGAAAAGGCAGCTGATATGATAAAACAGACATGGTCCAGTGTGGTGCattga